The genome window atatatgtgtatatttgtgtgtgtgtatgtacatatagatatatttgtgtgtgtacgtacgtatatatatttgtgtgtatgtacatatagatatatttgtgtgtgtatgtacatatgtgtgtgcgtgtgtgtgtatgtacatatatatttctgtgtgtgtatgtacgtatatgtgtgtgtgtatatgacaaAAAGCGCATCACAATgagacgacaacatagcaaggcagcaacacatgacaacacagcatggtagcaacaacatgatagtagcacaaaacagggtacaaacattattgggcacagacaacagcacaaagggcaagaaggtagagacaacaaaatGCCACGCAAAGCAGCTACAAATGTCAGTAAGGGTGTCCATGATtgcgataaaactgtccagtttgagtgtttgttgcagctcgttccagtcgcgaactgaaaagacgagcgacccagggtgtgctttggggacctttaacagaatgtgactggcagaacaagtgttgtatgtggaggatgagggctgcagtagataactcagataagggggagtgaggcctaagagggttttataaataagcatcaccagtgggtcttgcgacgggtatacagagatgaccagtttacagaggagtatagagtgcaatgatgtgtcctataaggagcattggtgacaAATcggatggccgaatggtaaagaacatcttgccgctcgagagcacccttacctgccgatatacaaattatgtctccataatctagcatgggtaggatggtcatctgaatcagggttagtttggcagctggggtgaaagaggagtgattacgatagaagAAACCAAGTATAGATTTAACTtgagcctgcagctttgatatgtgctgagagaaggacagtgtactgtctagccatactcgcAAGTACTTtaatgaggtgactacctcaagctctaaacccccagaggtagtaataacacctgtggggaagcacagtggctaggaaaaacttgcTAGCcatttagtaaattcaatttacttCAGTTTGCCAACGTGGATGGGTACATTAGGTACATTTTTGATAACTACAGGAAATGGGACTCAAACCGGTCCTGAAAAATTGCTGTTTTATAGCCTGGTTTTTAGCAAACGTTAGAACAAGTACTGAGAGTAAGCTAATGTTAGTTTTTGGGGGAACATGTGTCTTTGGTTACTGTTATGTAACTTCTATTGATGCTTCTTGTCTGCCCCAGGTTCGTCAACATGTCGTCTCATCTGCAGTGGATGGTCATTAGGAACTGCTCCAGCTTCCTCATCAAGAGGAACGGACAGACCTACAGTACCGTGAGTACAACTGACAGATGGTCCTAGTAAGAGTACTCCACATACCTGGTGGATCATGAAGTAGATCATGCATGCATTCACATGCTCTTTGAGAGTGTTGTTATCTTGGGAATGTGTCTATGGTCTGAATGTACATGATTGACCATGCAGGGTCTTGTTGCAGGATTTGTCCTTGCTGCTGATTTGAGGATTTAAGATTTGTTAGTCAAATGTATTTCTCACTTGTTTACCAGGAGCCCAACAACCTGAAGTCCAAGAACTCTTTCCGTTTCAACGGCCTAGTGCACAGAAAGACTGTTGGTGTTCAGCCTGCAGCTGATGGCAAGGGTGTGGTTGTCGTGCTGAAGAAGCGCGCAGGTAAACATGGTTGTCCAAAATACCAATGATAGATATTTTTAAGTCCTTTATATGAAATGGTGTCGGTTTCAGGTGCGTAGGAGTCAAATTTAGGATACTGGAAGAAATGTTGGAAGTTTTGGATTTATCCCTTTGAGGCTTGAATGCAAAAGTAAAGATGTTTATTTAAATCTCATAGTGTCCAAAAGCTTATAGTGCAGTAAAGTGTATAAATAAAAGATGAAAACCAAACTTTTTGGcactttttaattttttaattttacctttatttaactaggcaagtcagttaagaacaaattcttattttcaataacggcctaggaacagtgggttagctgcctgttcaggggcagaatgacagatttgtaccttgtcagctcggggatttgaacttgctctaaccactaggctacgctgccgccccagcaTCAAGCAATCATCAATGTGAAATggctggcacacacacctggctTCTATTTCAAGGATGTGTCACATGATCAAGCAAGAAAATTCACAAGATGTATGTCATTACAATGGAATACATGATCTATGTTATTCAGTGTTTTCTACAAGTACATGGGGTAGCCAGTCAAATGGAAAAAGTACCCGGGGGGGTGCTTAAATTGTTTTGCCGGAGGAGCTCTATTTTGGTggcctctggtacattctaatgccTTGATTCCATCCAAAATGCACACAATTATTGAATACTTCATAGAATTTACCACCCAGATTTGAAAAATGTGTTGCGGTATTGTGTAGAAAGACAAGACTTTTACAATTTTAATTGCTGAAAATTAGAGATGTGCATCTCCTTTCATGAAAGATTCGATACATGTATAGATGCATGGGCTCTGATATGATACAGGAACGATATGTTTTATTTGGAAGGATTTGTTTTGACTAGGGGCAAGAATTGATGAGGTACAATTCAATGTACTAAAGGTTTTTGCATGAACACATTAATTTTCCATTTAAAATGAATTGCTGTTGATGGGAGCTCAGGAGCTTGGCCTCTAAGCTGGATCTTTCAGATTACTTATGTAAGCTCAGTGGCTCTGTGTCAGTTAATGGTTTGGGTGTAGGCATGTGTGCTGAGCCATAGGGCAGACTGAGAATCTACCCACCCCACTGACAGATTGGAAATAGTTAGAATTTCTGTTTTTGCGCAATATTCTAAATGCCTGTATCGGAGAATCAaggtatttttttgtttttgagcATTTATGTCCACTTGTTCTCATGTTGACTTTTTGGTCTGGTCACGTTCGCACCTTCCCATTTAcatcagagatctgtatataatgactagatgctcatgtctccgccctaacaatgggattcGTTGTCCCTTAGGCGGGAGGGCAGGCGCCAAGCTTAGGTTCAAAATAAGtgcatagaaacgcattgggattattttggaccgattttggcgagagtgaaacTTCTCGCTTCACCGCTATctcccaagcccctccccctaccactcacaacaacaaagatgagagatcacatcttcctctctgacaaacgGTTTCAACTTGctatttgaggtttggtccaacagaatagGTCATATGGACACCGTAACACAtggagacattattttactgtaatagaagTTAACTCCTTTCATACCCTGTTTATGTTTCAACTCAAATTCCAAGCAGCACAGACACTACGAACACATGTACCAATGAACATTCattctggaaaatgaatgctcagtttgTCGCGCGTGCATTACGGTACAACTTATCACTAGCAGTATTTTAGTCCAGAATGTTATACTAGCTGTTTAGTCTGTTTTATAAATGTGAAGTACAGTATGTGTAATCATCTTTGAAATGGGAGCCAGGTGTGTGTGCTGACCTTTTTACACTGATGGTGTGATGCCGAAACGTTTGGTTTGTTTTTTACCCCTCCATATTAACAACCAGGAAATGCAAGAACAGTTCACATACCTGTATGTGGTGATGCTTTGATACATGTGATGATAATCCACCTCAGTCGTAAATCACCTTAGCAAAGTTGTCCTGCTGCTTCGTGTTGTTGTAAAGATATTAGGTAGCTGTTGTGCCTGTGATCCACTTTCATGTGGATCTAACCGCTCATGACTCATTGCTTTAAGTCAGAGCGTACTCAGAGAATTGAGGGAGCTTGGTCATGTTAATGATACCTTTTCTTGTTATTCCTCAGGCCAGCGCAAGCCTGCCACTTCATATGAGAAGATCACCATCAACAAGAACTCCCGCGCCACTCTGAGCAGCCTGAGGCACATCATCCGCAAGAACAACTACAGGAAGGACCTGCGCATGGTGAGCCCTCTATCTACTAAACCTCATGTTTTTCTATTGGTCTTCAATATTGGTCCTTGGGACCAACAGGGTGTGGTGGCTTTTGTTCCAGACCAGCACTATATGTTGAATCGGGTTTGTTAGCGCTGGGTTGGAACGAAAGCCTGTATATCTTGTGGGATTCAGGACTAGGATTAAAGACTGCTGTAGTGCTACCCA of Salmo salar chromosome ssa01, Ssal_v3.1, whole genome shotgun sequence contains these proteins:
- the rpl28 gene encoding large ribosomal subunit protein eL28 isoform X2 translates to MSSHLQWMVIRNCSSFLIKRNGQTYSTEPNNLKSKNSFRFNGLVHRKTVGVQPAADGKGVVVVLKKRAGQRKPATSYEKITINKNSRATLSSLRHIIRKNNYRKDLRMAALRRASAILMSQKPVVVKKRRSKAAKTA
- the rpl28 gene encoding large ribosomal subunit protein eL28 isoform X1 — translated: MQKFVNMSSHLQWMVIRNCSSFLIKRNGQTYSTEPNNLKSKNSFRFNGLVHRKTVGVQPAADGKGVVVVLKKRAGQRKPATSYEKITINKNSRATLSSLRHIIRKNNYRKDLRMAALRRASAILMSQKPVVVKKRRSKAAKTA